From a region of the Hyalangium minutum genome:
- a CDS encoding catalase, whose product MNLKPFLLAALLSGGAALADPPPLTTDSGAPVGSNQNSKTAGPRGGILLEDFHLIEKLARFDRERIPERVVHARGVGAYGTFESYGDFSQLTKASLLTAKGKKTPMFVRFSTVIHPQGSPETLRDPRGFALKFYTDEGNWDLVGNNLPVFFIRDAIKFPDMVHSLKPSPITNRQDPNRFFDFFSHVPESTHMLTQVYSDLGVPANYRQMNGHGVHAFKFVNAKGQVHYVKFNWKSLQGVKSLTAEEATRIQGQDFQHATHDLYESIGKGQDPSWELTAQVLDPKNLDAFSFDPLDATKVWPEDKVPSIKLGKITLNKMPDNFFEETEQAAFSPGVQPPGIEPSEDRLLQGRLFSYADTQRYRVGANYQSLPVNRSRATVNNNNQGGAMNIAHTKSDVNYEPSITRETTDSPAYLLSQMALSGTTQQVAISKTDNFSQAGAFYLALTPVERERLVKNLAGDLGQVRDARVKARMVGYFYSANAEYGTRLAKAVGVKLEDAQAAVATIASR is encoded by the coding sequence ATGAACCTGAAGCCTTTCCTCCTGGCGGCGCTGCTGAGCGGTGGCGCGGCCCTGGCCGATCCCCCTCCCCTGACGACGGACTCGGGCGCACCGGTCGGCTCCAACCAGAACTCGAAGACGGCGGGCCCGCGCGGCGGAATCCTGCTGGAGGACTTCCACCTCATCGAGAAGCTCGCGCGTTTTGATCGCGAGCGCATCCCCGAGCGCGTGGTGCACGCACGCGGCGTGGGCGCCTACGGCACCTTCGAGAGCTACGGGGACTTCTCGCAGCTGACGAAGGCCTCGCTGCTGACGGCCAAGGGCAAGAAGACGCCGATGTTCGTGCGTTTCTCCACGGTGATCCACCCGCAGGGCTCGCCGGAGACGCTGCGGGATCCGCGCGGCTTCGCGCTCAAGTTCTACACGGACGAGGGCAACTGGGACCTGGTGGGCAACAACCTGCCGGTGTTCTTCATCCGGGACGCCATCAAGTTCCCGGACATGGTGCACTCGCTGAAGCCGTCGCCGATCACGAACCGCCAGGATCCCAACCGGTTCTTCGACTTCTTCTCTCACGTGCCCGAGTCCACGCACATGCTGACGCAGGTGTACTCGGACCTGGGCGTGCCGGCGAACTACCGGCAGATGAACGGCCACGGCGTACACGCCTTCAAGTTCGTCAACGCGAAGGGCCAGGTGCACTACGTGAAGTTCAACTGGAAGTCGCTGCAGGGCGTGAAGTCGCTCACGGCCGAGGAGGCCACGCGCATCCAGGGCCAGGACTTCCAGCACGCCACGCATGATCTCTACGAGTCGATCGGCAAGGGCCAGGACCCGTCGTGGGAGCTGACGGCGCAGGTGCTGGATCCGAAGAATCTGGACGCGTTCTCGTTCGATCCGCTGGACGCGACGAAGGTGTGGCCGGAGGACAAGGTCCCGTCGATCAAGCTGGGGAAGATCACGCTGAACAAGATGCCGGACAACTTCTTCGAGGAGACCGAGCAGGCAGCGTTCTCTCCGGGCGTGCAGCCTCCGGGCATCGAGCCCTCCGAGGATCGGCTGCTGCAGGGCCGGCTGTTCTCCTACGCGGACACGCAGCGCTACCGGGTGGGTGCGAACTACCAGTCGCTGCCGGTGAACCGCTCGCGGGCCACGGTGAACAACAACAACCAGGGTGGCGCGATGAACATCGCCCACACGAAGTCGGACGTGAACTACGAGCCGAGCATCACCCGTGAGACAACGGACTCCCCTGCGTACCTGCTGTCGCAAATGGCGCTGAGCGGGACGACGCAGCAGGTGGCGATCTCGAAGACGGACAACTTCTCTCAGGCGGGGGCGTTCTACCTGGCGCTGACCCCGGTGGAGCGGGAGCGGCTGGTGAAGAACCTCGCGGGGGACCTGGGCCAGGTGCGTGACGCGCGGGTGAAGGCGCGGATGGTGGGCTACTTCTACAGCGCGAACGCGGAGTACGGCACGCGGCTGGCGAAGGCGGTGGGAGTGAAACTGGAGGACGCGCAGGCGGCGGTGGCGACGATCGCCTCGCGGTAG
- a CDS encoding lysine 5,6-aminomutase subunit alpha encodes MPGPFIQDEQIAHARKLAEEIVNPIFDLIHHNTTVSIERTVLRFFGISGAGARGVPLANLMVDKLKAAGVLNRGAAYWYGRALQLGAKSPLEAVERLTALPTEKLGPLSPEMEQNLRAEVRAEGRAALEDMQGRIAQRNALRQQFPMSPTPHKYVIVATGNIYDDVDQARAAAQAGADIIAVIRSTAQSLLDYVPHGATTEGYGGTYATQENFRIMREALDEESKKLKRYIQLTNYSSGLAMSEIAFCAAYEKLDMLLNDAMYGILFRDINMRRTFIDQYFSRRICALAGIIINTGEDNYITTADAYDAAHTVIASQFINECFAKRAGLKDWQLGIGHSYEIDPHRPDTLLLELSQAMLVRRCFPDAPLKYMPPTKHKETDIFFSHAYDVMADLVAVWTRQGIQLLGMMTEAMHTPLLADRYVALKSAAYLHRAARGIDEEFTVREDGKIANRAREVFAKAMELLEECHKEGMVAAIGKGRFGDVKRTETGGKGLDGVLEKAPDYFNPFLEILEGTHS; translated from the coding sequence ATGCCGGGACCGTTCATCCAAGACGAGCAGATTGCGCACGCGCGCAAGCTGGCCGAGGAGATCGTCAACCCGATCTTCGACCTCATCCACCACAACACCACTGTGTCCATTGAGCGCACCGTGCTGCGCTTCTTCGGGATTTCGGGGGCGGGGGCTCGCGGTGTGCCGCTGGCCAACTTGATGGTGGACAAACTAAAGGCGGCCGGGGTGCTCAACCGCGGCGCCGCCTACTGGTATGGCCGGGCGCTGCAACTGGGCGCCAAGAGCCCGCTGGAGGCCGTAGAGCGCCTGACCGCACTGCCCACCGAGAAGCTGGGGCCCCTGTCTCCGGAAATGGAGCAGAACCTGCGCGCCGAGGTGCGCGCCGAGGGCCGCGCCGCGCTCGAGGACATGCAGGGTCGCATCGCCCAGCGCAACGCGCTCCGGCAGCAGTTCCCCATGTCCCCGACGCCGCACAAGTACGTCATCGTTGCCACCGGTAACATCTATGACGATGTGGACCAGGCGCGCGCGGCGGCCCAGGCGGGCGCGGACATCATCGCGGTCATCCGCTCCACGGCGCAGTCGTTGCTGGACTACGTGCCCCACGGTGCCACCACCGAGGGCTACGGCGGCACCTACGCCACCCAGGAGAACTTCCGCATCATGCGCGAGGCCCTGGACGAGGAGAGCAAGAAGCTCAAGCGCTACATTCAGCTGACGAACTACTCCTCCGGCCTGGCCATGTCGGAGATTGCCTTCTGCGCGGCGTACGAGAAGCTGGACATGCTCCTCAACGACGCGATGTACGGCATCCTCTTCCGCGACATCAACATGCGGCGGACGTTCATCGATCAGTACTTCAGCCGCCGCATCTGCGCCCTGGCCGGCATCATCATCAACACAGGCGAGGACAACTACATCACCACCGCGGACGCGTATGACGCGGCCCACACGGTCATCGCCAGCCAGTTCATCAACGAGTGCTTCGCCAAGCGCGCGGGGCTCAAGGACTGGCAGCTGGGCATCGGGCACTCGTACGAGATCGATCCGCACCGTCCGGACACGCTCCTGCTGGAGCTGTCGCAGGCCATGCTGGTGCGGCGCTGCTTCCCTGACGCCCCGCTGAAGTACATGCCGCCCACCAAGCACAAGGAGACGGACATCTTCTTCAGCCACGCGTACGACGTGATGGCGGACCTGGTGGCCGTCTGGACGCGGCAGGGCATCCAGCTGCTGGGCATGATGACGGAGGCGATGCACACGCCGCTGCTGGCGGATCGGTACGTGGCGCTGAAGTCCGCTGCCTACCTCCACCGCGCCGCGCGGGGCATCGACGAGGAGTTCACCGTGCGCGAGGACGGGAAGATCGCCAACCGCGCGCGCGAGGTGTTCGCCAAGGCCATGGAGCTGCTGGAGGAGTGCCACAAGGAGGGCATGGTGGCGGCCATCGGCAAGGGGCGCTTTGGCGACGTGAAGCGCACGGAGACGGGCGGCAAGGGCCTGGATGGCGTGCTCGAGAAGGCGCCGGACTATTTCAATCCGTTCTTGGAGATTCTGGAGGGTACGCACTCATGA
- a CDS encoding OAM dimerization domain-containing protein, with protein sequence MVKPTKQIIRPYGDRRDDGVVQLSFTLPVPLSEKAKEAAAQFTKKMGFSDVKVAAAERAADNYTFFIVYARSGMYIDYAEIDVPEVVIKKMGFDDLNTFIQDKVGRRIVVFGACTGTDTHTVGIDAILNMKGYAGDYGLERYPWFEAFNLGSQVPNDDLITKALAKNADAILVSQVVTQRDVHKDNSRQFIDAAKARGIHGKTILLLGGPRVDHKLALELGFDAGFGPGTKPSDVANYIVHALLKKMGKEDPNAHYQGEPK encoded by the coding sequence ATGGTGAAGCCGACCAAGCAGATCATCCGCCCCTATGGAGACCGCCGCGACGATGGCGTGGTGCAGCTGTCGTTCACGCTCCCGGTGCCGCTGTCAGAGAAGGCCAAGGAGGCCGCCGCCCAGTTCACGAAGAAGATGGGCTTCTCGGACGTGAAGGTGGCCGCTGCCGAGCGCGCCGCGGACAACTACACGTTCTTCATCGTGTACGCCCGGTCGGGCATGTACATCGACTACGCGGAGATCGACGTCCCCGAGGTCGTCATCAAGAAGATGGGGTTCGACGATCTCAACACCTTCATCCAGGACAAGGTGGGGCGGCGCATCGTGGTGTTCGGCGCGTGTACCGGCACGGACACCCACACGGTGGGGATCGACGCCATCCTGAACATGAAGGGCTATGCGGGCGACTACGGCCTGGAGCGCTACCCGTGGTTCGAGGCCTTCAACCTGGGCAGCCAGGTCCCCAATGACGACCTCATCACCAAGGCACTGGCGAAGAACGCGGATGCCATCCTGGTGAGCCAGGTGGTGACTCAGCGCGACGTGCACAAGGACAACTCGCGCCAGTTCATTGATGCGGCCAAGGCGCGGGGTATCCACGGAAAGACGATCCTGCTGCTCGGCGGGCCGCGCGTGGACCACAAGCTGGCGCTGGAGCTGGGCTTCGACGCGGGTTTCGGTCCGGGCACCAAGCCGTCCGACGTGGCCAACTACATCGTGCACGCGCTGCTCAAGAAGATGGGCAAGGAAGACCCGAACGCGCACTACCAGGGAGAGCCCAAGTGA
- a CDS encoding hotdog fold domain-containing protein, whose product MSSHDAHYGGNLVDGARMLGLFGDVATELCIRHDGDEGLFRAYDSVEFLAPVYAGDFIEAEGEIISTGNTSRKMKFEARKVIRPRTDVNDSAADLLQEPVVVCRASGTCVVPKDKQRIQR is encoded by the coding sequence ATGAGCAGCCATGACGCGCACTACGGCGGCAACCTCGTGGACGGCGCGCGGATGCTGGGGCTCTTTGGCGATGTGGCCACGGAGCTGTGCATCCGGCACGACGGGGACGAGGGCCTGTTCCGCGCGTATGACTCGGTGGAGTTCCTGGCACCCGTGTACGCGGGGGACTTCATCGAGGCCGAGGGCGAGATCATCAGCACCGGCAATACGTCCCGGAAGATGAAGTTCGAGGCACGCAAGGTCATCCGGCCGCGTACGGATGTGAACGACTCGGCGGCGGACCTGTTGCAGGAGCCGGTGGTGGTGTGCCGGGCTTCGGGTACCTGCGTGGTTCCCAAGGACAAGCAGCGCATCCAGCGCTGA
- a CDS encoding 3-keto-5-aminohexanoate cleavage protein produces MSTPMVITAAMVGAETTREQTPHLPITAEEIAEDAVKCREAGAAMVHLHVRTPDGKPSQDAELFRAAIRAIRKRTDILIQTSTGGAVGMSVDERCGPLTLTGADRPDMATLTTGTVNFGPDVFWNPRPLVRDIAKRIRALGLKPEIECFDVGMIDEASILAKEGLVDLPAHYDFVLGVPGALTARVDALEFMIKSLPEGSTWTVAAVGRHQLPFVEHAAERGGNARVGLEDNIFVSKGVLAKGNWELVAEAAKRAKAKGRTLATPEEARKILRLT; encoded by the coding sequence ATGAGTACGCCCATGGTCATCACCGCCGCGATGGTCGGCGCGGAGACGACGCGCGAGCAGACGCCGCACCTGCCCATCACCGCGGAGGAGATCGCCGAGGACGCGGTGAAGTGCCGCGAGGCCGGCGCGGCGATGGTTCACCTGCACGTACGCACGCCAGATGGCAAGCCGTCGCAGGACGCGGAGCTGTTCCGAGCGGCGATCCGGGCCATCCGCAAGCGCACGGACATCCTGATTCAGACGTCCACGGGCGGCGCGGTGGGCATGAGCGTGGACGAGCGCTGCGGCCCGCTGACGCTGACGGGCGCGGATCGCCCGGACATGGCCACGCTGACGACGGGCACGGTGAACTTCGGCCCGGACGTGTTCTGGAACCCGCGTCCGCTGGTGCGGGACATCGCCAAGCGCATCCGCGCCCTGGGCCTCAAGCCGGAGATCGAGTGCTTCGACGTGGGGATGATCGATGAGGCCAGCATCCTCGCGAAGGAGGGGCTGGTGGATCTGCCCGCGCACTATGACTTCGTGCTGGGCGTGCCGGGCGCGCTGACGGCGCGGGTGGACGCGCTGGAGTTCATGATCAAGTCGCTGCCCGAGGGCAGCACGTGGACGGTGGCGGCGGTGGGCCGGCACCAGCTGCCGTTCGTGGAGCACGCGGCCGAGCGCGGCGGCAACGCGCGCGTGGGGCTCGAGGACAACATCTTCGTGTCCAAGGGCGTGCTGGCGAAGGGTAATTGGGAGCTGGTGGCGGAGGCGGCCAAGCGCGCCAAGGCCAAGGGCCGCACGCTGGCCACGCCGGAAGAGGCGCGGAAGATCCTGCGCCTCACCTGA
- a CDS encoding SDR family NAD(P)-dependent oxidoreductase, with translation METELRGKGVLVTGGAGGIGSATVRAFAEEGARVAVHYRSNEDKARALATEVGGAAVRADLTSEAEVDALIPEAVKALGRLDVVVANAGHWPSQDEPVWKMSLTRWRQTLAENLDSVFLTCRAFLRHVETTKVGSLVLVSSTAGLFGEAGHSDYAAAKGALASGFVKSLKNELGRIAPMARVNVVCPGWTEVDRNRGKLQDPAFLARVTRTMALRKVGRPEDIARVIVTLASDRISGHVTGEVVTVAGGMEGRVLHDT, from the coding sequence ATGGAGACGGAGCTGAGAGGCAAGGGCGTCCTGGTCACAGGAGGCGCGGGAGGCATTGGCAGCGCCACGGTGCGCGCGTTCGCGGAGGAGGGTGCACGGGTGGCCGTGCACTACCGCTCGAACGAGGACAAGGCGCGGGCCCTCGCGACGGAGGTGGGCGGCGCGGCCGTGCGCGCGGACCTGACCTCCGAGGCCGAGGTGGACGCGCTGATCCCCGAGGCGGTGAAGGCGCTCGGGCGGCTGGATGTGGTGGTGGCCAATGCCGGACACTGGCCCTCGCAGGATGAGCCGGTGTGGAAGATGTCCCTGACCCGCTGGCGCCAGACGCTGGCGGAGAATCTGGACAGCGTGTTCCTCACGTGCCGGGCCTTCCTGCGGCACGTGGAGACGACGAAGGTCGGGAGCCTGGTGCTCGTGAGCTCCACCGCGGGCCTGTTTGGCGAGGCAGGGCACTCGGACTACGCGGCGGCCAAGGGCGCGCTCGCGAGTGGCTTCGTGAAGAGCTTGAAGAACGAGCTGGGCCGCATCGCTCCGATGGCCCGAGTGAACGTGGTGTGCCCGGGCTGGACCGAGGTGGATCGCAACCGGGGTAAGCTCCAGGACCCAGCGTTCCTGGCCCGAGTAACGCGGACGATGGCGCTGCGCAAGGTGGGGCGGCCGGAGGACATCGCGCGGGTCATCGTGACGCTCGCGTCAGACCGTATCTCTGGCCACGTGACGGGCGAGGTCGTCACCGTCGCTGGCGGCATGGAAGGAAGAGTGCTTCATGACACTTGA
- a CDS encoding class I SAM-dependent methyltransferase yields the protein MTLDVDIRAYNREAWNRQVAKGDRWTVPVGPEVIAAARRGEWSVILTPHKPVPREWFGELKGKEVLGLASAGGQQGSVLAAAGARVTIFDNSPAQLGQDRLVAEREGLEIRLVEGDMRDLSVFPDASFDLIFHPCSNCFVDDIRRVWREAYRVLRPGGALLSGFCNPIMFLFDPELEPEGILQMKYRMPYSDFTSLTDAERRRYTDKGEPLCIAHSLEEQIGGQLAAGFLLSGFYEDKHVAGDRLAEYMSSLCATRAVKPPVP from the coding sequence ATGACACTTGATGTGGATATTCGCGCCTACAACCGTGAGGCGTGGAATCGGCAGGTGGCCAAGGGAGACCGGTGGACGGTGCCCGTGGGCCCCGAGGTTATCGCCGCCGCGCGCCGGGGCGAGTGGAGCGTCATCCTCACCCCGCACAAGCCCGTGCCCCGCGAGTGGTTCGGCGAGCTGAAGGGGAAAGAGGTGCTGGGGCTCGCGAGCGCGGGTGGACAGCAGGGCTCGGTGCTCGCGGCGGCGGGCGCTCGGGTGACGATCTTCGACAACTCGCCGGCTCAGCTTGGACAGGACCGGCTGGTGGCGGAGCGCGAGGGCCTGGAGATTCGCCTCGTCGAGGGGGACATGCGGGACCTGTCCGTGTTCCCGGACGCAAGCTTCGATCTCATCTTCCACCCGTGCTCCAACTGCTTCGTGGACGACATCCGCCGCGTCTGGCGCGAGGCCTATCGCGTCCTGCGTCCGGGAGGAGCGCTGCTCTCCGGGTTTTGCAACCCGATCATGTTCCTCTTCGATCCGGAGCTGGAGCCCGAGGGCATCCTCCAGATGAAGTACCGGATGCCATACTCGGACTTCACCAGCCTCACGGACGCGGAGCGGCGCCGCTACACGGACAAGGGCGAGCCCCTCTGTATTGCCCACTCGCTGGAGGAGCAGATCGGTGGGCAGCTCGCTGCGGGTTTCCTCCTGTCCGGGTTTTACGAGGACAAGCACGTCGCCGGAGATCGGCTCGCGGAGTACATGTCGAGCCTCTGCGCGACGCGAGCGGTGAAGCCCCCAGTTCCGTGA
- a CDS encoding MmcQ/YjbR family DNA-binding protein produces the protein MSESKSLDNPHELALRDFALSFPGTHEDFPWGHRALKVKGKAFVFMGHERGGLGLSVKLPQSNAAALMMPFATPTGYGLGKSGWVSADFPRGEAPPMEMLRQWVEESYRAVAPKKLVEQIGSTASAPVAAPAKKSAKKSAPAKKAASAKKSAPAKKAAPAKKVAAAKKKPAARAKQAR, from the coding sequence ATGTCCGAGTCCAAGAGCCTCGACAATCCCCACGAGCTGGCGCTGCGTGACTTCGCGCTGAGTTTCCCCGGCACCCACGAGGACTTTCCCTGGGGCCACCGCGCCCTCAAGGTGAAGGGCAAGGCCTTCGTCTTCATGGGCCACGAGAGGGGCGGACTGGGGCTCTCGGTGAAGCTGCCGCAATCCAACGCCGCAGCGCTGATGATGCCGTTCGCCACGCCCACTGGGTACGGCTTGGGCAAGAGCGGCTGGGTGTCGGCCGACTTCCCCAGGGGGGAGGCGCCTCCCATGGAGATGCTGCGCCAGTGGGTCGAGGAGAGCTATCGCGCCGTCGCTCCGAAGAAGCTCGTGGAGCAGATCGGCTCCACGGCCAGCGCTCCCGTTGCTGCGCCGGCCAAGAAGTCCGCGAAGAAGTCCGCGCCTGCCAAGAAGGCTGCATCCGCCAAGAAGTCCGCGCCGGCCAAAAAGGCTGCACCTGCCAAGAAGGTCGCTGCCGCGAAGAAGAAGCCCGCAGCCCGCGCGAAGCAGGCCCGCTGA
- a CDS encoding ChaN family lipoprotein yields MRASLALHFALFRRQKAQIARAVDGQTSTFRAYEARYRRRTASYRQELPLSAVHQRLRAADVVYVGDYHTLPLAQETYLGMVERALESGRRVVMALECVEGRHQAFLDDYLTGRLPERALLERLGRAPGPGLDGWSGFRPLLAFAKRHRLQVVGIDRRVQGERSLELRDAYAAERVARVARAEDRPQVLVLVGQYHVAPCHLPAQVERALGETHARQGLVVYQNCEGVYWRLAREGRAGAVEAAELADGSLCLLNASPVVCQQSFLDYLEAEAGDAPLRDRSAADRFREMASLIARLAGVQVGRALDEVEVATAADGDVLARIQQRGRFTQVELAQLRRHILSRESSYIPRARMAYLASLSLNHAAEEAAHFVRHCAVGDAMEAPRRASDAFYARCMEEALGFFGSKLVNPRRGCAGLAEWARRVARMRGVERQIAAFVLAHKAAEAEGPDEAVKLLPLRRDRLFHGVSHALGYLLGDALYQAFDTGRVEKAEIRALFRDSLADPRSTYFHWVQRLG; encoded by the coding sequence ATGCGCGCGTCGCTCGCCCTCCACTTCGCCCTGTTCCGCCGTCAGAAGGCACAGATTGCCCGTGCCGTCGACGGCCAAACCTCCACCTTCCGCGCCTACGAGGCCCGGTACCGGCGGCGGACGGCCAGCTATCGCCAGGAGCTCCCGCTCTCCGCGGTGCACCAGCGGCTCAGGGCCGCGGACGTGGTGTACGTGGGCGACTACCACACCCTGCCCCTGGCCCAGGAGACCTACCTGGGGATGGTGGAGCGGGCCCTGGAGTCCGGCCGCCGAGTGGTGATGGCACTCGAGTGTGTCGAGGGCCGCCACCAAGCCTTCCTGGATGACTATCTGACGGGCCGTCTGCCCGAGCGCGCACTGCTGGAGCGGCTCGGCCGGGCACCGGGCCCTGGACTGGATGGGTGGTCCGGCTTCCGGCCCCTGCTCGCCTTCGCCAAGCGCCACCGGCTGCAGGTGGTGGGGATTGATCGGCGGGTTCAGGGGGAGCGCTCGCTGGAACTCCGGGACGCTTATGCGGCGGAGCGCGTTGCGCGGGTGGCTCGGGCGGAGGATCGGCCCCAGGTGTTGGTACTGGTGGGCCAGTACCATGTAGCGCCCTGCCACCTGCCTGCTCAAGTCGAGCGAGCGCTCGGTGAGACGCACGCCCGGCAGGGGCTGGTGGTGTACCAGAACTGTGAGGGCGTCTACTGGAGGCTGGCGCGCGAGGGCCGGGCAGGTGCGGTGGAGGCCGCGGAGCTGGCGGATGGTTCCCTGTGCTTGCTCAACGCATCGCCTGTTGTGTGCCAACAGAGCTTCCTGGACTACCTCGAGGCCGAGGCCGGGGATGCGCCCCTGCGGGATCGCAGCGCGGCCGATCGCTTCCGGGAGATGGCGAGCCTGATCGCGCGGCTTGCGGGCGTGCAGGTGGGCCGGGCGCTGGACGAGGTGGAGGTGGCGACAGCGGCGGATGGGGATGTCCTGGCGCGCATCCAGCAGCGCGGACGGTTTACCCAGGTGGAGCTGGCGCAGCTGCGGCGGCACATCCTGTCTCGAGAGAGCAGCTACATCCCCCGAGCGCGGATGGCGTACCTGGCGTCGCTGTCCCTGAACCACGCGGCCGAGGAGGCCGCGCACTTCGTCCGGCACTGCGCGGTGGGAGACGCGATGGAGGCGCCTCGGCGGGCGTCGGATGCGTTCTACGCGCGCTGCATGGAGGAGGCGCTGGGGTTCTTCGGCTCGAAGCTGGTGAACCCTCGGCGTGGGTGCGCGGGGCTGGCCGAGTGGGCCCGGCGGGTGGCGCGCATGCGCGGCGTGGAGCGGCAGATCGCGGCGTTCGTGCTGGCGCACAAGGCGGCGGAGGCGGAGGGCCCCGACGAGGCCGTGAAGCTGCTGCCCCTGCGGCGGGACCGGCTCTTCCACGGCGTCAGCCACGCGCTGGGGTACCTGCTCGGAGACGCGCTGTATCAGGCCTTCGACACGGGCCGGGTGGAGAAGGCGGAGATTCGCGCCCTCTTCCGAGACTCGCTGGCGGATCCGCGCAGCACGTACTTCCACTGGGTCCAGCGGCTGGGCTGA